The following coding sequences lie in one Paenibacillus durus ATCC 35681 genomic window:
- the polA gene encoding DNA polymerase I, which yields MDKLILIDGNNVIYRAFFAMPPLTNTAGQQTNAVYGFTTMLLRLIEEHKPTHLIVAFDAGKVTFRHEGYQEYKGGRQKTPPELSEQFPLLKGLLRDLGVPQFEIENYEADDIIGSISRQADEVGRQVMIVSGDKDMLQLASEHTTIALIRKGVTDIELYGPEQIREKYDLTPQQIIDLKGLMGDASDNIPGVPGVGEKTALKLLAQFGSVEGVIAGTGELKGKMKEKLEAHADDAIMSKKLATIYREVPLTHSWEDMAFQGLKKDTAGPALAKLEFKSLLERLSLSGNAPVNEETAPKADDLDIVIAGEPELEELTAALTDVKALHVETNGENPHRSEVIGLAVSTPQRHYFVPFKLLKSDAAAGLRDWLADEHAPKNGYDLHRTDLALHWQGIPFAGAAHDVQLAAYLLDPTEANQNLSDLVAKYGLPRLAPDEEVFGKGAKYKVPELDTLGAHVAAKSAAVLGLVPKQEKDLTDTAMSGLFHDLEMPLSRILADMEKQGIAVNMDGLKELGREFESTISGLVEQIYEIAGTEFNLNSTKQLGEILFDKLGLPVIKKTKTGYSTDAEVLEKLEPYHEIVQKILQYRTLAKLQSTYVEGLLKEIAPSTGKVHTFYRQTIAATGRLSSQFPNLQNIPIRLEEGRKIRKVFVPSEPGWSILAADYSQIELRVLAHISDDARLKEAFLHDMDIHTKTAMDVFGVPAEAVDGNMRRSAKAVNFGIVYGISDYGLSQNLNITRKEAARFIEQYFEVFQGVRRYMDEIVREARKAGYVTTLLERRRYLPEINASNFNLRSFAERTAMNTPIQGTAADIIKLAMIHMDRALFERKLKSRMLLQVHDELVFEVPEDELETMKKLVPEVMEGALKLSVPLKAEVSYGRNWYEAK from the coding sequence ATGGACAAGCTGATTCTTATAGATGGAAATAATGTCATTTACCGCGCATTCTTCGCCATGCCTCCTTTGACCAATACAGCGGGGCAGCAGACCAATGCCGTGTACGGCTTTACTACAATGCTGCTGCGGCTGATTGAGGAGCATAAACCGACGCATCTGATCGTCGCGTTCGACGCGGGAAAGGTCACCTTCCGGCACGAAGGTTACCAGGAGTACAAGGGCGGACGACAGAAGACGCCGCCCGAGCTGTCGGAGCAGTTCCCGCTCCTCAAAGGTCTTCTGCGGGATCTGGGCGTGCCACAGTTTGAGATTGAGAATTATGAAGCGGACGATATTATCGGCAGTATCTCCCGGCAGGCGGACGAGGTAGGACGCCAGGTGATGATCGTATCGGGGGATAAGGACATGCTGCAGCTGGCGTCGGAGCATACGACCATCGCGCTGATCCGCAAGGGCGTCACCGATATTGAGCTGTACGGTCCGGAGCAAATCCGTGAAAAGTATGATTTGACGCCGCAGCAGATCATCGACCTCAAAGGGCTGATGGGCGATGCGAGCGACAACATTCCCGGCGTACCGGGTGTCGGCGAGAAGACCGCCCTTAAGCTGCTTGCCCAGTTCGGTTCCGTAGAGGGAGTAATCGCGGGAACGGGCGAGCTGAAGGGCAAGATGAAGGAGAAGCTGGAGGCGCATGCCGACGACGCGATCATGAGCAAAAAGCTGGCGACCATTTACCGTGAGGTGCCGCTGACGCATTCTTGGGAGGATATGGCCTTTCAGGGTCTCAAGAAAGACACAGCCGGACCTGCGCTGGCGAAGCTGGAGTTCAAGTCGCTGCTGGAGCGGCTTTCCTTGAGCGGGAACGCCCCAGTGAACGAAGAGACCGCTCCCAAAGCTGACGATTTGGACATCGTCATTGCTGGCGAACCTGAGCTTGAAGAACTGACGGCCGCGCTGACGGATGTGAAGGCGCTGCATGTGGAGACGAACGGCGAGAACCCGCACCGCTCCGAAGTTATCGGTCTGGCGGTGTCGACGCCGCAGCGGCATTATTTTGTACCGTTCAAGCTGCTGAAGAGCGACGCTGCGGCAGGCTTGCGCGATTGGCTGGCTGACGAGCATGCGCCGAAGAACGGCTACGACCTGCACCGCACGGACTTGGCGCTGCATTGGCAGGGCATACCCTTCGCCGGAGCGGCGCATGATGTGCAGCTCGCAGCATACCTGCTTGACCCAACCGAGGCCAATCAGAACCTCAGCGACCTTGTCGCCAAATACGGGCTGCCGCGCCTTGCGCCGGACGAAGAGGTGTTTGGCAAGGGAGCCAAATACAAGGTGCCGGAGCTGGACACGCTCGGCGCGCATGTCGCCGCCAAGAGCGCGGCTGTGCTTGGCCTTGTGCCGAAGCAGGAGAAAGATTTGACCGATACAGCGATGTCAGGGCTGTTTCATGATCTGGAAATGCCGCTTTCGCGCATTTTGGCTGACATGGAGAAGCAGGGGATTGCCGTCAATATGGACGGTCTTAAGGAACTGGGCCGGGAGTTTGAAAGCACGATCTCGGGCCTCGTTGAGCAAATCTACGAAATCGCGGGTACGGAATTCAATTTGAATTCGACGAAGCAGCTCGGGGAGATTTTATTCGATAAGCTGGGCCTGCCCGTCATCAAGAAGACAAAGACCGGCTATTCCACCGATGCCGAAGTGCTGGAGAAGCTGGAGCCTTACCATGAAATCGTGCAGAAGATTTTGCAGTACCGCACGCTTGCGAAGCTGCAGTCCACCTACGTGGAAGGGCTGCTGAAGGAAATTGCCCCGTCAACGGGTAAGGTGCACACCTTCTACCGCCAGACGATTGCGGCGACCGGACGGCTGAGCAGCCAGTTCCCGAACCTGCAGAACATCCCGATCCGGCTGGAGGAAGGCCGCAAAATCCGCAAAGTATTCGTGCCCTCCGAGCCGGGCTGGTCGATTCTGGCGGCCGACTATTCGCAGATTGAGCTGCGGGTGCTTGCGCATATTTCGGACGACGCAAGGCTGAAGGAAGCCTTTTTGCATGATATGGATATTCATACCAAGACGGCCATGGACGTATTTGGCGTTCCTGCCGAAGCGGTCGACGGCAACATGCGGCGTTCCGCTAAAGCGGTCAATTTCGGCATCGTATACGGGATCAGCGATTACGGCCTTTCCCAGAACCTGAATATCACCCGGAAGGAAGCCGCAAGGTTCATCGAGCAGTATTTCGAGGTGTTCCAGGGCGTGCGCCGCTACATGGACGAGATTGTCCGCGAAGCGCGCAAAGCGGGCTACGTCACCACGCTGCTAGAGCGCCGCCGCTATCTGCCGGAGATTAATGCGAGCAACTTCAATCTGCGCTCCTTTGCCGAGCGGACAGCGATGAATACGCCGATTCAAGGAACCGCGGCCGATATTATCAAGCTGGCGATGATCCATATGGACCGGGCTTTGTTCGAGCGTAAGCTGAAGAGCCGCATGCTGCTTCAGGTGCATGACGAATTGGTGTTCGAGGTGCCGGAGGACGAGCTGGAAACGATGAAAAAGCTCGTGCCCGAAGTCATGGAAGGCGCGCTGAAGCTGTCCGTTCCGCTCAAAGCGGAGGTAAGTTATGGCCGCAACTGGTATGAAGCGAAATAA
- the mutM gene encoding DNA-formamidopyrimidine glycosylase, with protein sequence MPELPEVETVKRTLNTLVQGKRIQKVTVRLPRIIRRPDDIRMFETMLEGHTIERVERRGKFLRFLLDGLVLVSHLRMEGRYGLYAAGEPLDKHTHVIFYFEDGTELRYTDVRQFGTMDLFLPGEDLSLPPLNKLGLEPLDPKFTPEAFRDLLSGKNTKIKPLLLNQAYVVGIGNIYVDESLHRAGIHPETAAKSLTAEQLDRLHQAIVATLTEAVNAGGSSVKSYVNGQGVSGSYQHKLLIYGRKDQTCYSCGSVVEKSVVGGRGTHFCPSCQPLL encoded by the coding sequence ATGCCGGAATTACCGGAAGTAGAGACCGTCAAGAGAACATTGAACACCTTGGTACAAGGAAAAAGAATACAGAAAGTCACCGTCCGGCTGCCGCGTATTATCCGGCGTCCGGACGATATTCGAATGTTTGAAACTATGCTGGAAGGCCATACGATCGAGCGTGTGGAGCGCCGCGGCAAATTTTTGCGCTTTCTGCTGGACGGTCTGGTGCTTGTCTCCCATCTGCGGATGGAAGGACGGTACGGATTGTATGCGGCTGGGGAGCCTTTAGATAAGCATACACATGTGATTTTTTATTTTGAGGATGGGACCGAGCTTCGCTATACGGATGTAAGGCAGTTCGGCACCATGGATTTGTTCCTGCCTGGAGAAGATCTCAGCCTTCCTCCGCTGAACAAGCTGGGACTCGAACCGCTGGACCCGAAATTTACACCCGAAGCGTTTAGAGATTTATTGTCCGGGAAAAATACAAAAATCAAGCCTTTGCTGCTCAATCAGGCATATGTGGTCGGCATCGGCAATATTTATGTGGATGAGTCCCTGCACCGGGCCGGTATCCATCCGGAGACGGCTGCCAAATCACTGACTGCAGAGCAATTGGACCGTCTTCATCAGGCGATTGTCGCCACACTGACGGAAGCGGTAAATGCAGGCGGCTCCTCGGTCAAATCGTACGTGAACGGCCAAGGGGTGAGCGGAAGCTACCAACATAAGCTGCTGATCTACGGCCGCAAAGACCAGACCTGCTATTCCTGCGGGTCCGTGGTCGAGAAGAGCGTAGTCGGCGGACGCGGGACGCATTTTTGTCCAAGCTGCCAGCCGCTGCTTTAA
- a CDS encoding MntP/YtaF family protein: MISPIFSLLLLAFALSLDGFGVGITYGLRKLKIPLPSVLIISLCSGVVMCVSMQVGVLLAKVVSPHIASLIGAVIILLMGCWSLVQLVVQRDEDKAEEETDGMPGDAENHSPDILAVTDGTPEKEPEKSAVFSLELRRLGIVIQILRTPSSADLDKSGSISPAEALVLGVALSLDAFGTGLGAALLGFNPLWTSLVIALFSGSILLLGLHTGLRFAGTSWMKHASVLPALLLIAIGILKLL; the protein is encoded by the coding sequence GTGATCAGCCCCATTTTTTCACTGCTGCTGTTGGCATTTGCTCTGAGTCTGGACGGTTTCGGTGTAGGTATTACATACGGATTGCGCAAATTGAAAATACCTCTGCCCTCCGTGCTTATTATTTCGCTCTGTTCGGGAGTTGTGATGTGCGTCTCGATGCAGGTCGGCGTGCTGCTGGCCAAAGTCGTCTCGCCTCATATTGCTTCCCTAATCGGGGCGGTCATTATCCTTCTTATGGGTTGCTGGTCGCTAGTGCAGCTGGTTGTGCAGAGGGATGAAGATAAGGCGGAAGAGGAAACTGACGGGATGCCGGGGGACGCAGAGAATCACAGTCCGGATATTCTTGCAGTAACAGATGGTACTCCGGAGAAAGAGCCGGAGAAATCTGCGGTATTTTCCCTGGAGCTGCGGCGGCTGGGGATTGTCATTCAAATTTTGCGTACTCCGTCCTCGGCCGACTTGGATAAATCGGGCAGCATTTCCCCGGCAGAAGCGCTTGTGTTGGGCGTCGCCCTTTCGCTTGACGCTTTTGGAACGGGCCTTGGAGCCGCGCTCCTTGGGTTTAATCCGCTGTGGACGTCGCTAGTTATTGCCCTGTTTAGCGGCAGTATTTTACTTCTGGGGCTCCATACGGGACTGCGTTTTGCCGGAACCTCCTGGATGAAGCACGCTTCGGTGCTGCCTGCGCTGCTCTTGATTGCAATAGGAATATTGAAGCTGTTATGA
- the coaE gene encoding dephospho-CoA kinase (Dephospho-CoA kinase (CoaE) performs the final step in coenzyme A biosynthesis.), with amino-acid sequence MIMGLTGGIASGKSTVSALLIKKGARLVDADVIARELMLPGHEVLAAVTEYFGKGILLPDGTLNRPKLGEIVFHDPEALKALNGLTHPVIRRETRERMQAMERETPERLIIVDIPLLFESGLEDMFERILVVYTPREIQLERLKRRNGLTQDQAEARLNSQMDIELKRSKADYIIDNSGDLADTERQIVVLWDRLGLPC; translated from the coding sequence ATGATTATGGGCTTAACCGGGGGAATCGCCTCGGGAAAAAGTACCGTGTCCGCCCTTCTCATCAAGAAAGGGGCAAGGCTCGTCGACGCCGACGTCATTGCCCGGGAGCTCATGCTCCCCGGACACGAGGTGCTGGCCGCCGTTACCGAATATTTTGGCAAGGGGATACTTCTCCCTGACGGAACGTTGAACCGCCCGAAATTAGGCGAAATTGTCTTTCACGATCCTGAAGCCCTAAAGGCTCTGAATGGACTGACCCATCCGGTAATCCGGAGGGAAACCAGGGAACGGATGCAGGCAATGGAGCGGGAAACGCCTGAGCGCCTGATCATCGTGGATATCCCGCTGCTCTTCGAGTCGGGGCTTGAGGATATGTTTGAACGGATTTTGGTTGTGTATACTCCGCGTGAGATACAGCTTGAGCGTCTGAAGAGACGGAACGGGTTAACACAGGATCAGGCTGAGGCCCGGCTGAACTCGCAAATGGATATTGAACTCAAGCGATCCAAGGCCGATTATATCATTGATAACAGCGGGGATCTTGCCGATACCGAGCGGCAGATCGTCGTTTTGTGGGACAGGCTGGGTCTTCCATGCTGA
- a CDS encoding lytic transglycosylase domain-containing protein, with product MLRWLLKKRVLLLLFLGFTAILFLSTNWMSWFYPIYYKEEIRKHSSTYQVDPYLVAAIIRVETNYKIGRESKKGALGLMQLMPDTAKWALEQAKLPDVSMSRLKNEPSANIELGTWYLHTLSGKFDGNRTAVIAAYNAGPGTVQRWLTDGSWNGSEGDIKNIPFGETRHYVQRVIYYYNQYTEIYGGVF from the coding sequence ATGCTGAGATGGCTCCTGAAAAAAAGAGTGCTGCTGCTGTTATTTCTCGGCTTTACCGCTATATTGTTTCTCAGCACGAACTGGATGTCCTGGTTTTATCCGATTTATTATAAGGAAGAAATTCGCAAGCACAGCTCGACGTATCAGGTGGACCCCTATCTTGTAGCGGCAATCATCCGGGTGGAGACCAACTACAAGATCGGACGCGAGTCGAAAAAGGGAGCACTCGGACTGATGCAGTTGATGCCTGATACCGCCAAGTGGGCGCTTGAACAGGCCAAGCTCCCTGATGTATCCATGAGCCGGCTCAAGAACGAGCCTTCCGCCAACATTGAACTGGGTACCTGGTATTTGCATACCTTATCCGGGAAGTTCGACGGTAACCGTACAGCGGTCATTGCGGCCTATAATGCCGGACCCGGAACGGTTCAACGCTGGCTCACGGATGGTTCATGGAACGGCAGCGAAGGGGATATTAAAAATATTCCGTTCGGCGAGACCCGCCATTATGTACAGCGAGTCATTTATTATTACAATCAATATACGGAGATCTACGGGGGCGTTTTTTAG
- a CDS encoding alpha/beta-type small acid-soluble spore protein, giving the protein MAQASNGNSSSNNLVVPRANAALEQLKFEVAQELGITLSPDGYQGNKTSYENGSIGGYITKRLVTLAEQQLAGQYQ; this is encoded by the coding sequence ATGGCACAAGCAAGCAATGGTAACTCCAGCTCTAACAATCTTGTCGTACCAAGAGCCAACGCTGCCTTGGAACAACTGAAATTTGAAGTTGCCCAAGAACTTGGTATCACTCTTTCTCCGGACGGATATCAAGGCAATAAAACTTCTTATGAGAACGGTTCGATCGGAGGATACATTACGAAACGTCTTGTAACTCTGGCCGAACAACAACTGGCAGGTCAATACCAATAA
- the nrdR gene encoding transcriptional regulator NrdR translates to MKCPYCDHTNTKVLDSRPANENKSIRRRRECERCSRRFTTFEMVEETPLIVIKKDGSREEFSRDKILRGLIRACEKRPVSVERLEMIVSEVEKSLRGIAVAEVESRQIGELVMEQLYPVDEVAYVRFASVYRQFKDINMFMKELNALLSKNPTETEGL, encoded by the coding sequence ATGAAATGCCCATACTGCGACCATACTAACACTAAAGTACTGGACTCCCGTCCGGCCAACGAAAATAAATCCATACGCCGCAGGCGAGAGTGCGAGCGATGCAGCCGCCGTTTCACCACGTTTGAGATGGTGGAGGAAACCCCGCTGATCGTTATCAAAAAGGATGGCAGCCGCGAGGAGTTCAGCCGGGACAAAATTTTGCGCGGTCTGATCCGGGCCTGCGAAAAACGTCCCGTATCCGTAGAACGGCTTGAGATGATCGTCTCCGAGGTTGAAAAATCGCTGCGCGGCATCGCCGTAGCCGAGGTCGAGAGCCGGCAAATCGGCGAACTTGTGATGGAACAGCTCTACCCGGTGGATGAAGTCGCTTACGTCCGCTTCGCGTCGGTGTACCGCCAGTTCAAAGACATCAACATGTTCATGAAGGAACTGAATGCGCTCCTCTCCAAAAACCCGACGGAGACGGAAGGACTGTAA
- a CDS encoding ABC transporter permease, whose amino-acid sequence MNFKKIKTVIFESRRLLGIGGFLLIWEISPRLGWVDQSFIPPFSEVITTLISLILSGELEKHILISLQRSVLGFGLGLLIAIPLGLIIGWFKGFEFYMDPLLQTFRQTSTIALLPVFMFLFGIGEISKVAIVFWGVQWAILLNTISGVKSVDPLLIKSARSMGASPLTMFIKVILPSAFPTIFTGIRLSATTSILILIAAEMLGASKGLGFLLFDAEVKYQIPKMFAVIITMSILGLIVNYSLQAIEKRVTHWKEELTTNGG is encoded by the coding sequence GTGAACTTTAAAAAAATAAAAACGGTGATTTTTGAATCAAGACGGCTATTAGGTATAGGGGGGTTTTTGCTGATTTGGGAAATTTCACCCCGGTTGGGATGGGTAGATCAATCTTTTATTCCCCCATTTTCTGAGGTGATAACGACCCTTATTTCACTTATTTTATCCGGCGAGCTTGAGAAACATATCCTGATCAGTCTACAGCGCTCAGTGTTAGGTTTTGGGTTGGGACTGCTAATAGCGATTCCGTTAGGATTGATTATTGGCTGGTTTAAAGGATTCGAATTTTATATGGACCCTTTATTGCAAACTTTCAGGCAGACTTCAACCATCGCTTTGCTGCCGGTATTTATGTTTTTGTTCGGAATCGGCGAGATTTCCAAGGTGGCTATCGTTTTTTGGGGAGTGCAATGGGCAATTCTTTTAAATACAATTTCCGGGGTAAAAAGTGTTGATCCGCTTTTAATCAAATCAGCAAGGTCCATGGGCGCATCACCTCTCACAATGTTTATTAAAGTCATACTGCCATCGGCTTTTCCAACTATTTTTACGGGAATCCGCCTGAGCGCTACAACTTCTATCCTGATATTGATAGCGGCTGAGATGCTTGGCGCGAGCAAAGGTCTGGGATTTCTTTTGTTTGATGCTGAAGTCAAGTATCAAATTCCCAAAATGTTCGCTGTAATCATCACCATGTCAATTTTAGGGCTGATCGTTAATTATTCGCTTCAGGCAATTGAAAAGCGTGTTACCCACTGGAAGGAAGAGCTTACGACGAACGGCGGCTGA
- a CDS encoding ABC transporter substrate-binding protein → MKKTTGLLLTLTIALLSLSLAGCGNSASSTSKDSEEPKFVNGKLTKEFELKTPTFTGFNEFIIADLKGFFKEVNIKPVYTGVLAQGSNLAQSVVRGDNDLFGSGHPTNIAVARKAGAKIKIVLHSMVDSPENNKLHMTWLVKDGGKINSPADLVGKKIAVGNLGGCVDLLNSEFLKQNNIPKDKVEVVVMKDELQEQALRQGIIDVAVVHPPYNVKAENAGGVKVLTTSFDIGTKAGDGTIGGLAVRAFSEDFIKKHPDVVKAYIVADLKAQQWINDHYEEALKLEAEYLKIDPKDMAGNIYPNQWWVKPEQVQWWIDTAYKNKLAGFENPGEIKAEDLFTNDLNPYYTKELAIPANK, encoded by the coding sequence ATGAAAAAAACAACCGGCTTACTGCTTACACTTACCATCGCATTATTATCTCTCTCTCTTGCGGGCTGTGGGAATTCAGCATCTTCCACATCGAAAGACAGCGAAGAACCGAAATTTGTGAATGGAAAATTAACAAAGGAATTCGAGCTCAAAACACCGACTTTTACCGGATTCAACGAATTTATCATTGCTGACCTGAAAGGCTTTTTCAAAGAAGTGAATATCAAACCGGTATATACCGGAGTTCTGGCCCAAGGCTCCAATCTGGCTCAATCCGTTGTTAGAGGAGATAATGACCTATTTGGCTCCGGGCATCCGACCAATATCGCCGTTGCCCGTAAAGCAGGCGCAAAAATAAAAATTGTACTGCACAGTATGGTTGACAGCCCGGAAAATAATAAACTGCATATGACTTGGCTTGTGAAAGATGGAGGCAAAATCAATTCCCCCGCCGACCTTGTCGGGAAGAAGATCGCTGTAGGTAACCTCGGAGGCTGTGTAGACCTGTTAAACTCAGAATTTCTCAAGCAGAATAACATTCCCAAGGACAAAGTCGAAGTTGTCGTTATGAAAGATGAATTGCAGGAGCAGGCATTGAGGCAGGGAATCATCGATGTTGCGGTTGTCCATCCTCCTTATAATGTAAAAGCTGAAAATGCCGGAGGAGTAAAAGTACTTACTACCAGTTTTGATATTGGAACCAAAGCCGGAGACGGCACTATCGGCGGTTTGGCTGTTCGCGCCTTCAGTGAAGATTTCATCAAGAAGCATCCGGATGTAGTAAAGGCTTATATCGTTGCCGATCTGAAAGCCCAGCAATGGATTAACGACCACTACGAAGAAGCTTTAAAACTGGAGGCCGAGTATCTCAAGATTGATCCAAAAGACATGGCAGGTAATATTTATCCGAATCAATGGTGGGTCAAACCAGAACAAGTACAATGGTGGATTGATACCGCTTATAAGAATAAACTGGCAGGGTTCGAAAATCCGGGTGAAATCAAAGCAGAAGACCTCTTTACCAATGATTTGAATCCATATTACACCAAGGAATTGGCTATTCCTGCAAATAAATAA
- a CDS encoding EFR1 family ferrodoxin (N-terminal region resembles flavodoxins. C-terminal ferrodoxin region binds two 4Fe-4S clusters.) — MIFYFSGTGNSLYAAKSIALHNNEELVSISAAVNTGNECFEYSLKDKERIGFVFPIYAWGPPKMVLEFIGKLKLNHYRDNYIFSVATCGGNIGNTMKVMDRYLKKKGMHLNGQFSIKMPNNYILMGDVDSEKVEKEKRFAADETLKRINPTIEQRTSGEFGLDKGLLAWLLTGFVNPMFNKNAMNTVKFHVNDHCTGCGICEKVCNCNTIHLVNKKPQWGKRCAQCLACIHYCPSKAIQYGKSTEKKGRYTHPEISYHEISMK; from the coding sequence ATGATTTTTTATTTTTCTGGAACGGGTAACTCGCTTTATGCCGCTAAAAGTATTGCTCTGCACAATAATGAAGAATTAGTTTCCATATCCGCGGCTGTTAACACCGGAAATGAATGCTTTGAATACAGCCTGAAGGACAAGGAAAGGATTGGCTTTGTATTCCCGATCTATGCATGGGGGCCTCCCAAAATGGTGCTTGAATTTATAGGAAAGCTTAAGCTGAATCATTACCGCGACAACTACATCTTTTCGGTTGCAACTTGTGGAGGCAACATCGGAAATACGATGAAAGTGATGGACCGTTATTTGAAGAAAAAAGGGATGCATTTAAACGGTCAATTTAGCATTAAAATGCCAAACAACTATATTTTAATGGGTGATGTGGATTCAGAAAAGGTGGAAAAAGAAAAGCGATTCGCGGCGGATGAAACTTTGAAAAGGATCAATCCTACCATTGAACAAAGAACATCAGGAGAATTTGGTTTAGACAAAGGCTTGTTAGCGTGGCTGTTAACCGGGTTCGTTAATCCAATGTTTAATAAAAACGCGATGAATACCGTAAAATTTCATGTCAATGATCATTGTACCGGCTGCGGTATTTGTGAAAAGGTTTGTAATTGCAATACGATTCATCTTGTGAATAAAAAGCCGCAGTGGGGAAAGCGCTGTGCCCAATGCTTGGCGTGTATCCACTATTGTCCATCCAAAGCCATTCAATACGGAAAAAGCACCGAGAAAAAAGGGAGATATACCCATCCCGAAATTAGTTATCATGAAATTTCTATGAAGTAA
- a CDS encoding FMN-binding protein, protein MVLRNIMIGIIIIVLVGGIICWTLFSKELREGKNLPLTVVDFKRLADGTYTGTYEGGRFKWRANEVQVTVSSGKVARIALLKNTEGKPSEFTNELYDKVIRSQSLQVDTISGATITSKAYLKAVEDALLKAQK, encoded by the coding sequence ATGGTATTGCGAAATATTATGATCGGGATTATTATCATCGTTCTTGTAGGCGGAATCATATGTTGGACCCTGTTTTCCAAGGAACTTCGGGAAGGAAAAAATCTGCCGCTCACCGTTGTGGATTTTAAGCGACTTGCTGACGGCACTTATACCGGCACATATGAGGGCGGACGGTTTAAATGGAGAGCCAATGAGGTTCAGGTTACCGTGTCATCCGGCAAAGTCGCACGTATTGCATTGTTAAAGAACACTGAAGGCAAACCGTCTGAATTCACGAATGAGTTGTATGATAAAGTAATCAGGTCACAGTCTTTGCAGGTGGACACGATTAGCGGGGCTACCATTACCTCTAAAGCCTACCTAAAAGCAGTAGAAGACGCATTGCTCAAAGCGCAAAAATAG
- a CDS encoding FAD:protein FMN transferase translates to MTETRVAQSVNQGMGTVITHKAFGKQAEESIRAVCEETVRMEELLSRFIPGSEISRVNRSAGRKCEKISDEAYEVLSRAVEFSTCCRGIFDVTIGPLVTLWNIGNDTSKPPDESRIRQALPLVNYADLVLDPCEKAAGLQKTGQFIDLGGIGKGFAGDKFLEVFKKYGVSSAFTNIGGNVVTLGAKPDGSPWRIGIQHPRVDNSLLGLLSVVDKAVVTSGDYQRCFIDRNGKRYHHILNPFTGYPSESGLVSVTIVSDHSTEADALSTILFVAGMKKGLELLGSFPGTEAILVDRDLQVFVTKGLKDCFQAGEGVNVNILNYGG, encoded by the coding sequence GTGACCGAAACCAGGGTTGCCCAGTCCGTGAACCAAGGGATGGGTACAGTAATAACCCATAAAGCTTTCGGCAAGCAGGCTGAAGAATCCATTAGGGCTGTCTGTGAGGAAACGGTACGGATGGAAGAACTGCTGAGCCGCTTCATACCCGGAAGCGAGATCAGCAGGGTCAACAGGTCTGCGGGAAGGAAATGTGAAAAAATTAGCGACGAAGCTTATGAAGTGCTGTCCCGTGCTGTTGAATTCTCTACTTGCTGCCGGGGCATTTTCGATGTGACGATTGGGCCTTTGGTAACCTTATGGAATATCGGCAACGATACATCCAAGCCTCCGGATGAGTCAAGGATAAGGCAGGCTCTTCCTCTCGTTAACTATGCTGACCTGGTATTGGATCCCTGCGAGAAGGCGGCGGGACTTCAGAAGACGGGACAGTTCATTGACCTGGGAGGGATAGGAAAGGGATTTGCCGGCGACAAATTTTTGGAGGTATTTAAGAAATACGGTGTCTCATCCGCTTTTACGAATATTGGAGGAAATGTGGTTACGTTAGGAGCTAAGCCAGATGGTTCCCCGTGGCGTATCGGCATTCAGCACCCCAGAGTGGACAACAGCTTATTGGGTCTCCTCTCTGTAGTTGACAAGGCGGTGGTTACATCCGGAGACTACCAGCGATGCTTCATCGACCGAAACGGCAAACGGTATCATCATATTCTAAACCCGTTTACAGGATATCCATCGGAATCGGGATTGGTAAGCGTCACTATCGTTTCAGATCATTCTACAGAAGCCGACGCGTTGTCCACCATATTATTTGTAGCCGGGATGAAAAAAGGACTTGAACTTCTTGGAAGTTTCCCTGGAACCGAAGCCATTCTCGTGGATAGGGATTTACAGGTATTCGTTACGAAAGGGCTAAAGGATTGCTTTCAGGCTGGCGAAGGTGTAAATGTGAATATCTTGAATTACGGAGGATGA